TTTCGATACGGGATTGTCTGTCTCGATAATGCGAATTCGAGAAAATTTTTCTATCAGTTCGACTCTTTTGCTACCCTCCGTTTGTATGCACGAACAGACTCGAATTGATCGGGAGCCATACTACCGCACGCGTTCCACGTTGCTCATTCCGGAATCTTACTTCAGGCGATACTTCTGGCGAAGTCCTTACATTAAGGTAGGTCATCTGGCGCTTGGGGCTTACCTGTCCGTGCTTATGAATGATCCACGCCTGGAATACAAGCTCAGTTTTCTTGAGAGGACAGGAAGATGGAAGAAGCAGTATCAGGACGAAGGGCAGGAGCTGTGTCGGGTGAACTTTTACCCGGATGATCGGGACTGGGGGCGGTTGTCGGCGATTGCGAACGCTACCGGTTATTCTCGTTGCTATATATTTGTCTATCTGATGCTCATCGCAATGGGGGTGATCTCTCTGGAAGATGGAGGAACTCCACCACCCTGGCTAAAGGGCCACTGGAATCCCGAAGTTTTTTGCTCGATTATTGTCGATGCAGTTACCAGAAAACTCACAAGAATCCTGCAAACATAGCTTTCGACCGCCCCGGCACAACCTCGAACCTCAAATTAGCTTCTGCAGATGATGCTGACGGTGAAGGCCGCGGCGAAACCAGCGATCCCGCCCCGAGGACTTCAATGCCTCGATCTCATCGGTCGTAAGCCCGGCGACATATTCGTCGATAGCATCGGTGATGGACCGAACCAGGTTAACCCCTTCCGCGAGCGGAATGGAAGCGGCCAGCAAGCGGACCGAACTATTCACGGCGTCGATATTCTCAGCATCGGGTACCGGAGCAAAGGAACCGGTCTTTCTGTATGCTTTCAGACGCTCCAGCGTCATCTGATCCCAGAAGGCAAGATGGCAGAGCATCGTTCCCACGGTCCAGCCGCCGTTGAGAGATCGGTTCCACTCCTCTTCGGTGATGCGGTCAAGCAGCGCCTTCATCAGCGTATTCTGTTCTCGGTTTTCTTCGCGATAGTCCACAAAAAGAAGAACGACCCGGTCAGAGCGGACGTCAATAGAGAAACGGTGCGCGGAGGCACGCCTCTCAGAATTATGTATTTCTCTTGACGCGTGAGTGGCAAAAGAGGAAGGACGGAAGAACCCGGATGACCGGGAACCATACACAGGAATGTCCATGATCAAGCGTTTTTCCCTGCTGCTTCTGCTTACAGCGACGCTCTTTTCGAGCTGTCAGCAATCCGCTCCCCGCGACACGGCCGATGTGGCGCGCACCGATGTCGCTCCCGTCCCTAAGACCGTCGCCACCGGCGGCATTCATGACCGTGCCCTCTTACTTGCCGGTATGCCCGTCTCCGATGCCTTTGCGGCACAGCCCGAGATAAAGGCGCTTCTGAACCGGCCTTACTATATGCAGCATCGCATGAAGATGGATGCCTTCTGGAAATCCGTCGAAACGCAGCGCATCAGTCGTATCGTCCCCTGGCGCGAGCAGTACATCGGTTCGAAAGTGAAGAACAGAACCGCCCTCTATCCATTGAGCGGAGGCGATATCCTGAACTTCAGCCTGATCTATCCGCAGGCCGAGCGGTATGTGATGATCGCTATGGAAAAGCCCGGCGACGTTCCTGATCCGCTGGCGCTGACCGACGCTCAGTTTAAAGGCGGTCTGCTTTCCGTGCAGCAGATGCTCGGTAATATCGCGCAAACAGGATACTTCTTCTCGCGTCTCATGAACCAGTACATGAATCCTGAGCAGTATGGGATTCATGGCACCATGCCCACCGTTTCGATCTTCCTCGTTAGACTCGGTCATACCCTTGAATCGGTCGAGA
This region of Leptonema illini DSM 21528 genomic DNA includes:
- a CDS encoding DinB family protein, which encodes MDYREENREQNTLMKALLDRITEEEWNRSLNGGWTVGTMLCHLAFWDQMTLERLKAYRKTGSFAPVPDAENIDAVNSSVRLLAASIPLAEGVNLVRSITDAIDEYVAGLTTDEIEALKSSGRDRWFRRGLHRQHHLQKLI
- a CDS encoding DUF1564 family protein — protein: MHEQTRIDREPYYRTRSTLLIPESYFRRYFWRSPYIKVGHLALGAYLSVLMNDPRLEYKLSFLERTGRWKKQYQDEGQELCRVNFYPDDRDWGRLSAIANATGYSRCYIFVYLMLIAMGVISLEDGGTPPPWLKGHWNPEVFCSIIVDAVTRKLTRILQT